From a region of the Primulina eburnea isolate SZY01 chromosome 7, ASM2296580v1, whole genome shotgun sequence genome:
- the LOC140835655 gene encoding uncharacterized protein — MDITPTPMEILLARFQSLHPPMLKGTENALECEKWLENMDQLFESLEYPDDRRIKLVVHQLLDVAKSWWIMTKKALEVRGTIVTWDMFKSEFYQRFFPTSYRKDRGAEFANLKQGNLNIEDYVAKFLNLLRFSPHVASDEEAKADHFINGLNPDIFTLVNTRMPNTFAEALDRAKGAETGIIRQRGFQYSQRPQQPQFRQQFRQGNSGVGHYARVCPNRGSKISQSGGSSRQTPQQNRQTPTVHSYQQSNRTDQNKQSGSHRVGQPPRQQARVFALTEDEAHNAPDNVIAAEHFVSLHSLHSMPLSSTLSISTPLGKVMRSAEMINGCEFRYEDNVIELDCIVLEMSDFDCIVGIDMLTRYKAIVDCFQKVVKFRPDMTDHLTFYVPKLADIPIVSEFSDVFPDEIPGFPPVREIDFNIELMPGTQPISRAPYRMSPIELKELKEQLEDLLAKGYIRPSVSPWGFSQIARPITQLTQKNVPFIWSSACENSFVELKKRLTSAPVLTIPSGVGGFTVHTDASHQGLGCVLMQHGRVFAYASRQLKPHESRYPVHDMELAAVVFALKIWHTQPVRVFMIQAEPELFVKIKEAQKLDQSIQKSVELVRSGHRSEFQVNNEIILFVNDRIVVPDISELRIQILRDAHCSKFSVHHGSKKMYNDLKKQFWWKRMKSDIAEFVSRCLNCQQVKAERKRPGCLLHSLKVPEWKWDHITMDFVTKLPRKYHPDPSHVLPPDEVELDRTLSYIERPIQILDRKDKQLRNKLIPLIKVQWNRHGVEEATWELEDKMRQKYPELFK; from the exons ATGGATATAACTCCAACTCCGATGGAGATACTGTTAGCCAGATTTCAGTCTTTGCACCCACCGATGTTGAAGGGTACAGAGAATGCATTAGAGTGTGAGAAATGGTTGGAGAATATGGATCAATTATTTGAATCTCTTGAGTATCCAGATGATCGTAGAATCAAATTAGTTGTTCATCAGTTATTGGATGTGGCTAAGAGTTGGTGGATAATGACCAAGAAAGCTTTAGAGGTTAGAGGTACGATTGTAACCTGGGATATGtttaaatctgaattttatcagcgtttcttcccTACTTCTTACAGGAAAGAtaggggagccgagtttgcaaatttaAAGCAGGGAAATCTGAATATTGAGGACTATGTTGCTAAGTTCTTGAATTTACTGAGATTTTCTCCTCATGTAGCATCCGATGAAGAAGCTAAGGCCGATCacttcataaatggtcttaaCCCAGATATATTTACTTTGGTTAATACCAGAATGCCTAACACTTTTGCTGAGGCTCTTGatcgagccaagggagctgaaacTGGAATCATTAGGCAGAGAGGTTTTCAGTATTCGCAACGACCCCAACAACCACAGTTCCGACAACAGTTCAGACAGGGTAATAGTGGG GTGGGACActatgctcgagtgtgtcctaaCCGTGGTAGCAAAATATCTCAGAGTGGGGGATCATCTAGACAGACACCTCAACAGAATCGTCAGACCCCTACAGTTCATTCTTATCAGCAATCAAACCGGACAGATCAGAACAAACAGAGTGGTAGCCACAGGGTAGGACAACCAcctagacagcaggctcgaGTTTTTGCACTCACTGAGGATGAGGCACATAATGCTCCAGataatgtcattgcag cTGAGCACTTTGTTTCGTTGCATTCATTGCATTCTATGCCATTATCATCTACATTATCTATTTCTACTCCACTGGGCAAAGTGATGAGGTCAGCTGAAATGATAAATGGTTGTGAATTTCGTTATGAGGATAATGTAATTGAACTTGATTGTATTGTATTGGagatgtctgattttgactgcataGTTGGCATTGACATGTTGACAAGATACAAGGCTATTGTAGATTGTTTTCAGAAGGTTGTTAAGTTTAGGCCTGATATGACAGATCACTTGAcattctatg TACCTAAATTGGCAGATATTCCAattgttagtgaattttcagatgtatttccagatgagattccaggatttCCTCCAGTCCGAGAGATTGATTtcaacattgagttgatgccaggcaCACAacctatttctagagctccttataggaTGTCGCCAATTGAACTAAAGGAACTAAAGGAACAACTTGAGGATCTATTGGCTAAAGGATATATAAGaccaagtgtttcaccttggg gattctCACAGATTGCGAGGCCAATTACCCagctgacacaaaagaatgtaCCATTTATTTGGTCATCGGCATGTGAGAATAGTTTTGTTGAACTTAAGAAAAgattgactagtgctccagtttTGACTATCCCATCAGGTGTAGGAGGATTTACAGTGCACACTGATGCTTCACATCAAGGACTGGGTTGTGTATTAATGCAGCATGGCCGTGTTTTTGCCTATgcttcaagacagttgaagccacatgagtctAGATACCCAGTGCATGACATGGAATTAGCAGCAGTTGTTTTTGccctaaagatttggc ATACTCAACCTGTAAGAGTATTTATGATTCAGGCAGAACCCGAGTTGTTTGTTAAAATTAAAGAAGCCCAAAAGTTAGATCAAAGcattcagaaatcagttgaactcgtcagatcaggacatcgatcagaatttCAGGTCAATAATGAGATTATTTTGTTTGTGAATGATCGTATTGTAGTTCCtgatatttcagagttgaggaTACAGATTTTGCGTGATGCACATTGCAGTAAATTCAGTGTACACCATGGAAgtaaaaagatgtacaatgatttgaagaaacaattttggtggaaaagaATGAAATCTGACATAGCAGAATTTGTATCTCGTTGTTTGAATTGTCAACAAGTGAAAGCAGAACGGAAACGACCGGGATGTCTTTTGCATAGCCTTAAggttccagaatggaagtgggaccatatcaccatggactttgtcacGAAATTGCCGAG GAAATATCATCCAGATCCTTCTCATGTACTTCCACCCGATGAGGTTGAGTTAGATCGGACTTTGAGCTACATTGAGAGaccgattcagattctagacAGAAAAGATAAACAACTCAGAAATAAATTGATACCGTTGATTAAAGTACAGTGGAACAGACATGGTGTCGAGGAGGCAACTTGGGAATTAGAAGATAAAATGAGACAAAAATATCCAGAGTTATTCAAATGA
- the LOC140835656 gene encoding uncharacterized protein, with protein sequence MATRGRGRGIPIQDIPVAQDQGSATHTQMDITPTPMEILLARFQSLHPPMLKGTENALECENWLENMDQLFESLEYPDDRRIKLVVHHLLDVAKSWWIMTKKALEGRGTIVTWDIFKSEFYQRFFPTSYRKDRGSEFANLKQGNLNIEDYVAKFSNLMRFAPHVASDEEAKADHFINGLNPDIFTLVNTGRLNTFAEALDRAKGAETGIIRQRGFQYSQRPQQPQFRQQFRQGNSGGNSGNIREQFKARGKQFKRHGSNFSSSSGSRQSGSVQSTGYSAPTCGQCGGRHYTDQCRGISGACHLCNQVGHYARVCPNRGSEISQSGGSSRQTPEQNRQTPTVHFYQQSNRTDQNKQSDSHRVGQPPRQQARVFALTEDEAHNAPNNVIAAEHFVTLHSLHSMPLSSTLSISTPLGKVMRSAEMINGCEFCYEDNVIELDCIVLEMSDFDCIVGIDMLTRYKAIVDCFQKVVKFRPDMTDHLTFYVPKLADIPIVSEFSDVFPDEIPGFPPVREIDFNIELMPGTQPISRAPYRMSPIELKELKEQLEDLLAKGYIRPSVSPWDCEPITQLTQKNAPFIWSQACEDSFVELKKRLTSSPVLTIQLGVGGFTVHTDASHQGLGCVLMQHGHVFVYASRQLKPHESRYPVHDMELAAVVFALKIWLPNTSELRIQILRDAHCSKFSVKAERKRPGGLLHSLKVPEWKWDHITMDFVTKLPRSSRGCDSIWVIVDRLTKSSCFIPYQMTYRYDQMARLYIREVLRLHVRFGKKGKLSPRFIGPYEILERVGDLAYRLALPPALSGVHDVFHVSMLRKYHLDPSHVLPPDEVDGTDMVSKRQLGN encoded by the exons ATGGCTACTCGAGGTAGAGGTCGTGGTATACCTATACAGGACATACCAGTTGCACAAGATCAGGGTAGTGCTACTCATACTCAGATGGATATAACtccgactccgatggagatactGTTAGCCAGATTTCAGTCTTTGCACCCACCGATGTTGAAGGGTACCGAGAATGCATTAGAGTGTGAGAACTGGTTGGAGAATATGGATCAATTATTTGAATCTCTTGAGTATCCAGATGATCGTAGAATCAAATTAGTTGTTCATCATTTATTGGATGTTGCTAAGAGTTGGTGGATCATGACCAAGAAAGCTTTAGAGGGTCGAGGTACGATTGTTACCtgggatatttttaaatctgaattttatcagcgtttctttcctacCTCTTACAGGAAAGACAGGGGATCCGAATTTGCAAATTTAAAGCAGGGAAATCTGAATATTGAGGACTATGTTGCTAAGTTCTCGAATTTAAtgagatttgctcctcatgtagcatCTGATGAAGAAGCTAAGGCTGATCACTTCATTAATGGCCTTAATCCTGATATCTTTACCCTGGTTAATACTGGAAGGCTTAACACTTTTGCTGAGGCTCTTGatcgagccaagggagctgaaacTGGAATCATTAGGCAGAGAGGTTTTCAGTATTCGCAACGACCCCAACAGCCACAGTTCCGACAGCAATTCAGACAGGGTAATAGTGGCGGTAACAGTGGAAACATAAGAGAGCAGTtcaaggctagagggaagcaatttaaGAGACATGGCAGTAATTTttcgagttctagtggatcgAGACAGTCTGGCTCAGTTCAGAGTACTGGTTATTCAGCCCCGACTTGTGGTCAGTGTGGTGGTAGACATTATACTGATCAGTGTAGAGGAATCTCAGGAGCTTGCCACTTGTGTAACCAGGTGGGACActatgctcgagtgtgtcctaaCCGTGGTAGTGAAATATCTCAGAGTGGGGGATCATCTAGACAGACACCTGAACAGAATCGTCAgacccctacagttcatttTTATCAGCAATCAAACCGGACAGATCAGAACAAACAGAGTGATAGCCACAGGGTAGGACAGCCAcctagacagcaggctcgaGTTTTTGCACTCACTGAGGATGAGGCACATAATGCTCCAAataatgtcattgcag cTGAGCACTTTGTCACATTGCATTCGTTGCATTCTATGCCATTATCATCTACATTATCTATTTCTACTCCACTGGGCAAAGTGATGAGGTCAGCTGAAATGATAAATGGTTGTGAATTTTGTTATGAGGATAATGTTATTGAGCTTGATTGTATTGTATTGGagatgtctgattttgactgcataGTTGGCATTGACATGTTGACAAGATACAAGGCTATTGTAGATTGTTTTCAGAAGGTTGTTAAGTTTAGGCCTGATATGACAGATCACTTGAcattctatg TACCTAAATTGGCAGATATTCCAattgttagtgaattttcagatgtatttccagatgagattccaggatttCCTCCAGTCCGAGAGATTGATTtcaacattgagttgatgccaggcaCACAacctatttctagagctccttataggaTGTCGCCAATTGAACTAAAGGAACTAAAGGAACAACTTGAGGATCTATTGGCTAAAGGATATATAAGaccaagtgtttcaccttggg ATTGCGAGCCAATTACCCagctgacacaaaagaatgcaccatttattTGGTCACAGGCATGTGAGGATAGTTTTGTTGAACTTAAGAAGAGATTGACTAGTTCTCCAGTTCTGACTATTCAATTAGGTGTAGGAGGATTTACAGTGCACACTGATGCTTCACAtcaaggattgggttgtgtattaATGCAGCATGGCCATGTTTTTGTCTATgcttcaagacagttgaagccacatgagtctAGATACCCAGTGCATGACATGGAATTAGCAGCAGTTGTTTTTGccctaaagatttggc TTCCAAATACTTCAGAGTTGAGGATACAGATTTTGCGTGATGCTCATTGCAGTAAGTTCAGT gtgaaagcagaaagaaagcgaCCAGGAGGTCTTTTGCATAGCCTTAAagttccagaatggaagtgggatcaTATAACCATGGACTTTGTCACGAAATTGCCGAGGTCATCGAGGGGTTGCGATTcaatttgggttattgttgatagattaACCAAGTCTTCATGTTTTATTCCTTATCAGATGACATATAGGTATGATCAAATGGCCAGATTGTACATCAGAGAAGTtttgagattgcatg TTAGATTTGGAAAGAAGGGTAAATTATCACCGAGATTCataggtccgtatgagattttgGAACGTGTTGGTGATTTGGCTTATAGATTAGCTCTTCCTCCTGCGTTATCAGGtgttcatgatgtttttcatgtgtctatGTTGCGGAAATATCATCTTGATCCTTCTCATGTACTTCCACCCGACGAGgtcga TGGAACAGACATGGTGTCGAAGAGGCAACTTGGGAATTAG